The following proteins come from a genomic window of Proteiniphilum propionicum:
- the speA gene encoding biosynthetic arginine decarboxylase: protein MRKWRIEDSEELYNINGWGNGYFSINEKGHVQVTPRKKEGSSVDLSDLMRELYLRDVSSPVLIRFPEILDNRIEKISNSFAIASKEYEYEAQHYIIYPIKVNQMRQVVEEIVSSGKRFHIGLEAGSKPELHAVLAINTESNSFIICNGYKDESYIELALLAQKMGKKVFIVVEKLNELGLTIKIAKRLKVKPNIGIRVKLASSGSGKWEESGGDGSKFGLNSSELLEALEVLRDNNLSECFRLIHFHIGSQITKIRRIKTALREAAQFYVQLHSMGFKIEFVDIGGGLGVDYDGTRSSFTENSINYSIQEYVNDSIFTFVDAANKNGIPHPNIITESGRALTAHHSVLIFEVLETATLPEWSEEMDIEDNDHELVKELYNIWDSLTQARMLEAWHDAQQIREESLDLFSLGMLDLKTRAQVEQLYFSIAREINITSNRSKHAPEELRQLSSLLPDKYFCNFSLFQSLPDSWAIDQVFPIIPIHRLDERPDKTATLQDITCDSDGKIANFASQDGFRSSYLPVHSLKKNESYYIGVFLVGAYQEILGDLHNLFGDTNVVHVSTSETGYKIDQVIDGESVAEVLEYAQYNPKKLVRTVETWVMSSVKQGKISVEEGKEFLSNYRSGLYGYTYLE, encoded by the coding sequence ATGAGAAAATGGCGAATTGAAGATTCGGAAGAGTTGTATAATATCAACGGATGGGGAAATGGTTATTTCTCCATAAACGAAAAGGGGCATGTTCAGGTTACACCACGTAAAAAAGAGGGCAGTAGCGTTGATCTGAGCGATCTGATGCGTGAACTTTATCTTCGAGATGTTTCCTCTCCTGTACTGATACGTTTTCCCGAGATACTTGATAACAGAATCGAAAAAATATCCAACAGTTTCGCCATTGCCTCAAAAGAGTATGAATACGAAGCCCAGCACTATATTATCTACCCCATCAAGGTAAACCAGATGCGCCAGGTAGTTGAAGAGATCGTATCAAGCGGAAAGCGATTCCACATAGGACTGGAAGCAGGCTCAAAACCGGAACTCCATGCAGTGCTTGCCATCAACACGGAAAGCAACTCCTTTATTATCTGTAACGGCTATAAAGATGAAAGTTATATAGAACTGGCTCTACTTGCACAAAAGATGGGTAAAAAAGTGTTTATAGTGGTGGAAAAGCTGAATGAGCTGGGCCTGACCATCAAGATAGCTAAGCGGCTGAAAGTAAAGCCAAACATAGGCATACGTGTGAAGCTGGCCAGTTCCGGAAGCGGCAAGTGGGAGGAGTCGGGCGGTGACGGCAGCAAGTTCGGGCTCAATTCCAGTGAACTGCTGGAAGCTTTGGAAGTACTCAGAGATAATAACCTGAGCGAATGTTTCAGGCTGATTCACTTTCATATCGGTAGTCAGATCACAAAGATACGCCGCATCAAGACAGCCCTTCGCGAAGCAGCCCAGTTCTACGTGCAACTGCATTCTATGGGTTTTAAAATTGAGTTCGTAGATATCGGCGGTGGCCTGGGGGTTGATTATGACGGAACCCGCTCCTCTTTTACCGAAAACAGCATCAACTATTCAATACAGGAGTATGTAAACGACTCAATCTTCACTTTCGTGGATGCTGCCAACAAGAATGGAATACCCCACCCAAATATTATTACCGAATCGGGGCGAGCGCTCACGGCACACCATTCGGTGCTGATTTTTGAAGTACTGGAAACCGCTACACTTCCCGAATGGTCGGAGGAGATGGATATTGAGGATAACGATCACGAGCTGGTAAAAGAGCTCTATAACATATGGGATTCACTTACACAGGCACGCATGCTGGAAGCCTGGCATGATGCTCAGCAAATACGTGAAGAATCCCTCGACCTTTTCAGCCTGGGTATGCTCGATTTGAAGACCAGGGCACAAGTTGAACAGCTATACTTTTCAATTGCTCGAGAGATCAACATTACCAGCAATCGTTCTAAACATGCACCCGAAGAATTGCGCCAGTTATCGAGTCTGCTACCAGACAAATATTTCTGCAACTTCTCTCTGTTTCAGTCGCTTCCCGACTCATGGGCTATTGACCAGGTATTTCCCATAATTCCTATTCATCGATTAGACGAAAGACCCGACAAAACAGCCACTCTACAGGATATCACATGTGATTCGGATGGAAAAATTGCCAATTTTGCCTCTCAGGATGGCTTCCGTTCATCATATCTCCCCGTTCACTCTCTAAAAAAGAACGAATCTTATTATATTGGCGTATTTCTAGTAGGAGCTTATCAGGAGATATTGGGCGATCTGCACAACCTGTTCGGCGACACCAATGTAGTGCACGTATCCACCAGTGAAACAGGCTACAAAATAGACCAGGTGATTGATGGTGAGTCGGTAGCCGAAGTGCTGGAGTATGCTCAATACAACCCGAAAAAACTTGTGCGGACTGTAGAAACATGGGTGATGAGTTCTGTGAAACAGGGAAAAATCTCAGTGGAGGAAGGGAAGGAGTTCCTCTCAAACTACCGCTCAGGATTGTACGGGTATACTTATTTGGAATAA
- a CDS encoding adenosylcobalamin-dependent ribonucleoside-diphosphate reductase, whose product MKKETYTFNEAFKASMDYFRGDELAAKVWVSKYALKDSQGKIYEKTPEDMHWRMVKEISRIEKKYANPLSENELFALFDRFRYIIPQGSPMTGIGNDYQVASLSNCFVIGMEGCADSYGAIIRIDEEQVQLMKRRGGVGHDLSHIRPKGSPVKNSALTSTGLVPFMERYSNSTREVAQDGRRGALMLSVSIKHPDSEDFIDAKLEQGKVTGANISVKIDDEFMKAASEGKPYVQQFPIDSQEPKYKKTIDPQELWKKIVHNAWRSAEPGVLFWDTIIRESVADCYADLGFRTVSTNPCGEIPLCPYDSCRLLAINLYSYVVNPFKKDAYFDFGLFEKHVRLAQRIMDDIVDLESEKIDLILEKIDADPESEEVKYSERNLWKKIQRKTMQGRRTGVGITAEGDMLAALGIRYGTDEGNDFSEKVHRVVALNAYASSVEMAKERGAFEIYDAEREKNNPFINRLKEADPDLYEDMVKYGRRNIALLTIAPTGTTSLMSQTTSGIEPVFLPVYTRRRKVNPNDKDVKIDFVDENGDSWEEYTVFHHKFVAWMEANGYPTTKRYRKEEIDELVAKSPYYKATSNDVDWLQKVRMQGRVQKWVDHSISVTINLPNDVSEELVGELYMEAWKSGCKGCTVYREGSRAGVLISNGDDESKEEKEEKEDGCYELPQIVTSRPIELEADVIKFQNNKEKWIAFIGLLNGRPYEIFTGINDEDDGIMVPKNVTSGKIIKAYDNDGRKHYDFQFQNRRGYKVTIEGLDGKFNPEYWNYAKLISGVLRYGMPIDQVIKLVSGLELDSETINTWKNGVERALKRYLPNETEVKGQKCPVCGQETLVYEEGCLKCRNCGASKCG is encoded by the coding sequence ATGAAAAAGGAGACATACACTTTCAACGAAGCATTTAAAGCTTCGATGGACTATTTCAGAGGCGACGAACTTGCTGCCAAGGTGTGGGTTAGCAAGTACGCCCTCAAGGACAGCCAGGGGAAAATATACGAAAAAACACCTGAGGATATGCACTGGCGGATGGTAAAAGAAATTAGCCGCATAGAAAAAAAATATGCCAATCCATTGAGTGAGAATGAACTGTTCGCCCTTTTCGATCGCTTCAGATATATTATTCCCCAGGGGAGCCCCATGACGGGAATTGGAAACGATTACCAGGTGGCCTCGCTATCGAACTGTTTTGTAATTGGTATGGAAGGATGTGCCGACTCTTACGGGGCAATAATTCGTATCGATGAAGAGCAGGTTCAGCTAATGAAGCGCCGTGGCGGTGTTGGGCATGATTTGTCACATATTAGGCCAAAAGGTTCGCCTGTGAAGAATTCTGCACTCACATCCACAGGACTGGTGCCTTTCATGGAGCGTTACTCCAACTCAACACGAGAGGTGGCACAGGATGGTAGGCGCGGCGCCCTTATGCTCAGCGTATCTATCAAGCATCCCGACTCCGAGGATTTTATTGATGCTAAGCTGGAGCAGGGAAAAGTTACCGGAGCCAATATCTCGGTGAAGATAGATGATGAGTTTATGAAAGCTGCCTCAGAAGGGAAACCCTATGTGCAGCAGTTCCCAATCGACTCACAAGAGCCAAAATATAAAAAAACTATTGATCCGCAAGAGCTGTGGAAAAAGATCGTGCACAACGCATGGCGGTCGGCCGAACCGGGTGTTCTCTTCTGGGATACCATTATCCGTGAGTCGGTGGCCGACTGTTATGCCGATCTTGGCTTCAGAACTGTCTCTACCAATCCATGCGGTGAGATCCCGTTGTGTCCATACGACAGCTGCCGGCTATTGGCTATCAACCTATACTCCTATGTTGTAAATCCGTTTAAAAAAGATGCCTATTTCGATTTTGGCCTCTTCGAAAAACATGTGCGGTTGGCACAACGTATTATGGACGATATTGTGGACCTGGAGTCTGAGAAGATCGACCTGATACTGGAGAAAATAGATGCTGACCCCGAGTCGGAAGAGGTAAAATATTCGGAGCGCAACCTGTGGAAAAAGATTCAGCGCAAAACAATGCAGGGGCGCCGTACCGGCGTGGGTATTACTGCCGAGGGTGATATGCTGGCAGCATTAGGTATTCGCTATGGAACGGATGAAGGGAACGACTTCTCGGAAAAAGTTCACCGCGTTGTGGCTCTCAATGCTTATGCCTCGTCTGTAGAGATGGCAAAAGAGCGTGGCGCTTTTGAAATTTACGATGCCGAAAGAGAAAAAAACAACCCTTTTATCAATCGTCTGAAAGAGGCCGATCCTGATCTTTATGAAGATATGGTGAAATATGGCAGGCGCAATATTGCACTTCTAACCATTGCCCCTACCGGAACCACAAGCCTTATGTCGCAGACTACATCGGGCATTGAGCCGGTCTTCCTGCCTGTATACACGCGCCGCCGCAAAGTAAACCCTAACGATAAGGATGTAAAAATCGATTTCGTGGACGAAAATGGTGACTCTTGGGAAGAATATACGGTCTTTCACCACAAATTCGTTGCCTGGATGGAGGCCAATGGTTATCCCACTACCAAGCGCTACAGAAAAGAGGAGATTGATGAGCTGGTAGCCAAATCACCCTATTACAAAGCAACATCAAACGATGTGGATTGGCTGCAGAAGGTGAGGATGCAGGGACGCGTGCAAAAGTGGGTAGACCACTCCATCAGCGTAACTATCAACCTGCCGAATGATGTATCGGAAGAGCTTGTTGGAGAGCTTTATATGGAGGCTTGGAAGAGCGGATGTAAAGGATGTACGGTTTATCGTGAAGGGTCGCGGGCGGGCGTGCTTATCTCTAACGGTGATGACGAAAGTAAAGAGGAAAAAGAAGAAAAAGAGGATGGTTGCTACGAACTGCCGCAGATTGTTACTTCACGACCCATAGAGCTTGAAGCCGATGTGATAAAGTTTCAGAACAACAAGGAGAAATGGATCGCCTTTATCGGGTTGTTAAATGGAAGGCCTTACGAGATCTTTACTGGTATCAACGATGAAGACGACGGTATCATGGTGCCCAAGAACGTCACGTCCGGGAAGATCATTAAAGCATACGATAATGATGGTCGTAAACATTATGATTTTCAGTTCCAAAACCGTCGAGGTTATAAGGTAACTATTGAAGGGCTGGACGGAAAGTTTAATCCTGAATACTGGAACTATGCGAAGTTGATCTCGGGTGTGCTACGATACGGGATGCCCATCGACCAGGTGATAAAACTGGTGTCGGGACTCGAGCTTGACAGCGAAACCATCAACACTTGGAAGAATGGTGTGGAGCGGGCGTTGAAGAGATATCTCCCCAACGAAACCGAAGTTAAAGGGCAAAAATGCCCCGTTTGTGGACAGGAAACGCTGGTTTATGAAGAGGGGTGTCTGAAATGCAGGAACTGCGGCGCATCCAAATGCGGGTAA
- a CDS encoding chromate transporter has protein sequence MELLDLYLALFASFFKIGLFGFGGGYAMLPLIQREVVDVHQWISVNDFTDIVAISQTTPGPIAFNSATYIGYTTVTDMGFAAGYGVLGSAICTLAVSIPSLVIMTVVCAFFSRLKENPWMRAALSVLKPAIIGLIASAALMLMNGNNFIDYKSWIIFSVVLVASIKKVDPILLIVLSGVAGLLLYPMQV, from the coding sequence ATGGAACTCCTTGATCTCTATTTGGCTCTATTTGCATCGTTTTTCAAAATCGGACTTTTCGGTTTCGGTGGTGGATATGCCATGCTACCGCTCATACAGCGTGAAGTTGTGGATGTGCATCAGTGGATATCGGTAAATGACTTCACCGATATTGTGGCTATCTCGCAGACCACTCCCGGACCCATCGCGTTCAACTCAGCCACTTACATCGGATACACTACGGTCACGGATATGGGATTTGCAGCCGGTTACGGTGTTTTAGGCTCCGCCATTTGCACTCTTGCCGTAAGCATACCCTCTCTGGTAATCATGACCGTTGTTTGCGCATTCTTCTCACGTCTCAAGGAGAACCCCTGGATGAGGGCCGCTCTTTCAGTACTGAAGCCGGCTATCATAGGACTTATTGCTTCTGCTGCCCTGATGTTGATGAACGGCAATAATTTTATTGATTATAAAAGCTGGATAATCTTTAGTGTGGTTCTTGTGGCTTCCATAAAAAAAGTAGATCCCATATTGCTGATAGTGCTATCAGGTGTTGCCGGACTATTGCTCTACCCTATGCAGGTATAA
- a CDS encoding serpin family protein, translating to MRFKTYPLQLAFVTAVSLLACTSCDKNSTVLDGDNLPKPIKINLRLTEQEMLKSDHSFAFEFFEKVFVEESADKDKNFMVSPLSLSMALAMTWNGADGETKDAIQKTLKLSQFKNDEEINQYYKKLRDALLKTDPSTKLAIANSIWTNRNVPIKPEFISANKDYFSSTVESADFTDVNTVNRINRWAADNTNNLIDHVLDKTNPMDLMYLLNAIYFKGIWTSKFDPKNTSKKPFTCENGTVKSVEMMHQKSDFNYTGNQTFQMVQLPYGNQAFSMLLLLPNEGKKITDITAILQNNDALSSLKSGLSNTQVDIFMPRFKTEYSKRLNDVLKNMGMEIAFKPGQANFSRMSDISAFISFVDQFTYINTDEVGTEAAAVTVVGVELTSYQPPKTVTFNANRPFIYIIQENSTGSILFMGAVKGFNE from the coding sequence ATGCGATTTAAAACCTACCCCCTCCAACTTGCGTTTGTGACTGCTGTAAGTTTGCTTGCCTGCACATCATGCGATAAAAACAGTACTGTTTTAGATGGTGATAATTTGCCCAAGCCCATTAAAATTAATCTGCGCTTGACTGAACAGGAAATGTTAAAGTCAGATCACTCATTCGCATTTGAGTTTTTTGAAAAAGTGTTTGTTGAAGAGTCTGCTGATAAAGATAAAAACTTCATGGTGTCTCCACTGAGCCTTAGCATGGCGCTGGCTATGACATGGAACGGAGCTGATGGTGAAACCAAAGATGCCATTCAGAAAACATTGAAGTTATCGCAATTTAAAAACGATGAAGAAATAAACCAATATTACAAGAAGCTGAGGGACGCTTTGCTTAAGACCGATCCCTCTACAAAACTGGCTATCGCTAACTCTATCTGGACTAACCGGAACGTGCCCATAAAGCCTGAATTTATCAGTGCTAATAAAGATTATTTCAGCTCAACAGTTGAGTCTGCCGACTTTACCGATGTCAATACTGTTAATCGAATCAACCGGTGGGCTGCAGACAATACAAATAACCTTATTGATCATGTGTTGGATAAGACCAACCCGATGGATCTGATGTATTTATTGAATGCCATATATTTTAAAGGAATTTGGACTTCGAAATTCGATCCCAAGAATACATCTAAAAAACCGTTTACCTGCGAAAACGGCACTGTGAAGAGTGTGGAAATGATGCATCAGAAGTCGGATTTCAACTATACCGGCAATCAAACATTTCAAATGGTACAGCTTCCGTACGGAAATCAGGCATTCAGCATGTTGTTATTGTTGCCCAATGAGGGGAAAAAGATCACCGATATCACTGCCATTCTACAAAATAATGATGCGTTGAGCAGCCTGAAATCTGGATTGAGCAATACGCAAGTCGATATTTTTATGCCCAGGTTCAAAACGGAATACAGTAAACGTTTAAATGATGTACTTAAAAATATGGGTATGGAGATAGCTTTCAAGCCCGGCCAGGCAAATTTCTCCCGTATGTCTGATATAAGTGCCTTTATCTCTTTTGTAGATCAGTTTACATATATCAATACAGATGAGGTGGGGACAGAGGCTGCCGCTGTTACAGTGGTCGGGGTTGAATTAACTTCGTATCAACCGCCCAAAACGGTTACATTTAACGCCAACAGGCCATTTATCTATATAATACAGGAAAATTCAACCGGTTCAATTCTTTTCATGGGAGCAGTAAAGGGTTTTAATGAATAG
- the topA gene encoding type I DNA topoisomerase — translation MEKNLVIVESPAKAKTIEKFLGKDFHVMSSYGHIRDLKKKDFSIDIENGFKPIYEIPSDKKKVVNELKAAAKKVDTVWLASDEDREGEAISWHLFDALELKEENTRRIVFHEITKDAIQEAIKNPRAIDQNLVDAQQARRVLDRIVGFELSPVLWRKIKPALSAGRVQSVAVRLIVEREREIQNFQSEAAYRIIAHFTKEENGHQYEIKAEYNRRLKTKEEALALLEKLKSSHFTVEDVTTRPVKKSPAPPFTTSTLQQEASRKLGFSVGQTMMVAQRLYESGKITYMRTDSVHLSGLAIGTAKTEISTQYGEEYLKSRQYATQSKGAQEAHEAIRPTYISQHEIDGTAQEKRLYELIWKRTIASQMADAQLERTTANIIISNTEGKFVASGEVIRFDGFLHVYLEGTDEENGENDEAILPPMKKGELLAMQETIATERFTQRPPRYTEAALVRKMEELGIGRPSTYAPTISTIINREYVEKRNVDGEERIYNILTLKKGTIKDTDKKEIAGADKNKLVPTDIGMVVNDFLVEYFPSIIDYNFTAKVEKNFDQIAEGKEQWNKSIADFYKVFHPIVEETSKMRTEHKAGERVLGTDPKTGRQVSVKIGRYGAMAQIGTPDEEEKPLFASLQKSQSIETITLEETLKLFELPRKLGEFRNKEVIVGVGRFGPYIRHNNKFVSLPKGADPLEIQLDEAIELIEEKEKKDLEKIISTFEEEPELQVLNGRYGPYIAYKKKNYKIPKKLKPEELTLEDCRQIIADTDKGKEAKTGKTGGKTAGKAASKTSGKRTAKTDEGKKTTTRGSSGKASSGKTTVKKQ, via the coding sequence ATGGAAAAAAACCTGGTTATCGTTGAGTCGCCTGCAAAAGCAAAGACAATTGAGAAATTTCTAGGAAAGGATTTTCACGTTATGTCGAGCTACGGACATATCCGTGATTTGAAGAAAAAAGATTTCAGCATAGATATAGAGAATGGTTTCAAACCTATATATGAGATCCCCTCAGATAAGAAAAAGGTTGTTAACGAACTTAAAGCGGCAGCAAAAAAAGTCGATACTGTGTGGCTCGCATCCGATGAAGACCGTGAGGGAGAGGCAATCTCGTGGCACCTGTTCGATGCCCTGGAGCTCAAAGAGGAGAACACTAGGCGCATAGTCTTTCACGAAATAACCAAAGATGCTATTCAGGAAGCAATTAAAAATCCCCGTGCTATAGATCAGAATCTCGTAGATGCGCAGCAAGCACGCAGGGTGCTCGACCGTATTGTTGGCTTTGAGCTGTCGCCGGTGCTTTGGAGGAAGATAAAACCTGCTCTGTCGGCCGGGCGAGTTCAGTCGGTCGCCGTGCGCCTGATCGTTGAAAGGGAGCGGGAGATACAAAATTTCCAGTCTGAAGCAGCTTATCGTATAATTGCACATTTTACAAAAGAAGAGAATGGTCATCAGTATGAAATAAAAGCTGAATACAACAGAAGGCTTAAAACCAAGGAAGAGGCTTTGGCTCTGCTGGAGAAACTCAAATCTTCACATTTCACTGTTGAAGATGTTACCACCCGGCCTGTAAAGAAATCGCCCGCACCCCCGTTTACCACCTCTACTCTGCAACAGGAGGCATCCCGAAAGCTGGGGTTCTCGGTGGGACAGACCATGATGGTGGCGCAGCGGCTCTATGAGTCGGGTAAAATTACCTATATGCGTACCGACTCGGTACATTTATCGGGACTGGCCATCGGTACTGCAAAAACGGAGATCTCCACTCAGTATGGTGAAGAATATCTGAAGAGCCGTCAGTATGCAACTCAGTCGAAAGGAGCACAGGAGGCTCACGAAGCCATTAGACCTACCTATATCAGCCAGCACGAGATAGATGGTACCGCTCAGGAGAAAAGGCTCTATGAACTGATCTGGAAGCGTACAATAGCTTCGCAGATGGCTGACGCTCAACTGGAACGTACTACTGCCAATATTATCATATCAAATACCGAAGGCAAATTTGTTGCAAGCGGCGAGGTGATCAGATTTGATGGTTTTCTGCACGTTTATCTTGAGGGTACCGATGAGGAAAATGGAGAAAACGATGAGGCTATACTGCCTCCAATGAAAAAGGGCGAGCTGCTTGCCATGCAGGAGACCATTGCAACGGAGCGTTTTACACAGCGCCCCCCACGCTATACCGAGGCGGCGCTTGTAAGAAAGATGGAAGAGCTGGGTATCGGCCGTCCCTCTACCTATGCACCCACAATCTCTACTATTATCAACCGCGAGTATGTTGAAAAAAGAAACGTGGATGGAGAGGAGAGGATCTATAATATTCTTACTCTCAAAAAAGGGACTATTAAAGATACCGACAAAAAGGAGATTGCCGGTGCCGATAAGAACAAACTGGTGCCTACTGACATAGGTATGGTTGTAAATGATTTCCTTGTGGAGTATTTTCCTTCAATTATCGATTATAACTTTACTGCTAAGGTAGAGAAAAATTTCGACCAGATTGCGGAGGGGAAGGAACAATGGAACAAATCGATAGCCGATTTTTATAAAGTGTTTCACCCGATAGTGGAGGAAACATCCAAGATGCGTACCGAGCACAAGGCAGGTGAACGGGTACTGGGTACGGATCCCAAGACGGGACGCCAAGTTTCGGTGAAGATAGGGCGTTACGGTGCCATGGCGCAGATTGGTACGCCCGACGAAGAGGAAAAACCGCTCTTTGCCTCTTTGCAGAAGTCACAATCTATTGAGACTATCACTCTTGAAGAAACGCTAAAGCTTTTTGAACTGCCCAGGAAACTCGGTGAATTCAGGAACAAAGAGGTGATTGTGGGTGTAGGACGATTCGGTCCCTATATCCGCCACAACAACAAGTTCGTTTCATTGCCTAAAGGAGCTGATCCTTTGGAGATCCAACTTGACGAGGCAATTGAACTGATTGAGGAGAAGGAGAAAAAAGATCTGGAAAAGATTATCAGTACTTTTGAGGAAGAACCCGAACTGCAGGTGTTGAACGGACGTTACGGGCCCTATATAGCCTATAAAAAGAAGAACTACAAGATACCGAAAAAACTTAAACCGGAAGAGTTGACACTGGAGGATTGCAGACAGATAATTGCCGATACCGATAAGGGTAAAGAGGCAAAAACGGGAAAAACAGGTGGAAAGACAGCTGGGAAAGCAGCATCAAAAACGTCTGGAAAGAGAACTGCTAAAACAGATGAGGGAAAAAAGACAACAACCCGGGGGTCTTCCGGAAAAGCGTCTTCCGGAAAAACTACGGTGAAAAAACAGTGA
- a CDS encoding GNAT family N-acetyltransferase produces the protein MITRISPSTHADLPIVMEMYAVAREFMRSSGNASQWDSGYPSELYIREEIDAGHSFVCENETGGLVGTFCFIIGDDSTYANIYEGKWLNNDRYGTVHRIASAGKEKGVAEACFRWCFKQCRNIRVDTHRDNRVMQHILSKLDFTFCGIIYVLDGTERLAYQKTES, from the coding sequence ATGATCACACGCATCAGTCCTTCGACCCATGCAGACCTTCCGATAGTGATGGAGATGTATGCTGTTGCCCGTGAATTTATGCGTAGCAGTGGTAATGCTTCACAATGGGATTCGGGATACCCCTCAGAGCTGTATATTCGTGAAGAGATTGATGCGGGCCACAGTTTTGTGTGTGAAAACGAAACGGGTGGGCTTGTCGGCACCTTTTGCTTTATCATAGGGGACGATTCCACTTACGCAAATATTTACGAGGGGAAGTGGCTCAATAACGATCGTTACGGGACGGTACACAGAATAGCATCGGCCGGGAAGGAAAAAGGGGTAGCAGAAGCCTGTTTTCGATGGTGCTTTAAACAATGCCGCAATATCAGGGTGGATACACACCGCGACAACCGTGTTATGCAGCATATACTTTCGAAGCTGGATTTCACTTTTTGCGGCATCATATATGTTTTAGATGGGACAGAACGGCTGGCTTATCAGAAAACTGAATCTTAA
- a CDS encoding chromate transporter: MRVLKQYWELFLVFFKIGAFTFGGGYAMIPLIRNEVVNKKLWLDDSEFMDMLAIAQSMPGPIALNTALFVGNKRSGFKGSIFSGAGVILPSFIVILLIAMVFTRFRENHVVERIFRGIRPAVVALIVSPLLGLGKSAGVNFKNIWIPLVVALSVWLLKISPVYIILTAIILGIFHFIHVKQIMKK, encoded by the coding sequence ATGAGAGTATTAAAACAGTATTGGGAACTTTTTCTGGTTTTTTTTAAGATCGGAGCTTTTACGTTTGGGGGCGGATATGCAATGATACCACTTATAAGAAACGAGGTGGTAAATAAAAAACTGTGGCTTGATGACAGCGAATTTATGGATATGCTTGCCATTGCCCAGTCCATGCCTGGCCCCATTGCATTGAACACGGCGCTTTTTGTAGGTAATAAACGGTCTGGATTCAAAGGAAGCATCTTTTCCGGAGCTGGGGTTATCTTACCCTCGTTTATAGTAATCCTGCTTATCGCAATGGTATTTACCCGGTTCAGGGAAAACCACGTGGTTGAACGTATTTTTAGAGGTATACGACCCGCTGTGGTGGCACTTATCGTGTCACCGCTACTTGGACTGGGCAAGTCGGCCGGAGTGAATTTTAAAAACATCTGGATCCCTTTGGTTGTAGCACTATCGGTTTGGCTACTAAAAATCTCCCCTGTCTATATCATTCTTACAGCTATCATACTGGGGATTTTCCATTTTATTCATGTGAAACAGATAATGAAAAAATAA
- a CDS encoding IMPACT family protein, whose protein sequence is MNDTYKTVDRPAEGYVTEKKSKFISYIFPVKSAEEVKEILEEQRKKYYDARHICWAYMLGWQREEFRANDDGEPSGTAGKPILGQINSAGLTDVLVVVVRYFGGTLLGTGGLIKAYKEAAADAIANAGITEKTVDDIIDIVFDYPLMNEVMRVLKQFDSLQWTHDFRESCRMRLQIRRSLASQLTGMLESIHGVSFDNPQKNLNKEGIS, encoded by the coding sequence ATGAATGATACGTATAAAACTGTTGACCGGCCTGCAGAAGGGTATGTTACCGAGAAGAAGAGCAAGTTTATCTCTTATATTTTTCCGGTAAAGAGTGCTGAAGAAGTGAAAGAGATCCTGGAAGAACAGCGCAAGAAATACTATGATGCCCGCCACATTTGTTGGGCATATATGCTGGGATGGCAACGGGAAGAGTTTCGTGCAAACGACGACGGAGAGCCATCGGGTACAGCAGGTAAGCCTATTCTGGGTCAGATCAACTCTGCTGGACTCACCGATGTGTTGGTTGTAGTTGTTCGTTATTTCGGGGGTACTTTACTAGGAACTGGTGGACTGATAAAGGCATATAAAGAGGCGGCAGCCGATGCCATCGCCAATGCCGGGATCACAGAGAAGACGGTGGATGACATTATTGATATAGTGTTTGATTATCCGCTGATGAACGAGGTTATGCGTGTGTTAAAACAATTTGACTCGCTTCAATGGACGCATGATTTCAGAGAAAGTTGCCGTATGCGACTACAGATACGCCGTTCGCTTGCTTCGCAACTTACCGGGATGCTGGAATCAATCCACGGTGTATCCTTTGACAATCCACAAAAAAATCTTAATAAAGAAGGAATTTCTTAA